A genome region from Arachis duranensis cultivar V14167 chromosome 6, aradu.V14167.gnm2.J7QH, whole genome shotgun sequence includes the following:
- the LOC127748459 gene encoding uncharacterized protein LOC127748459, which yields MPTGEETLADMPVVNATVDNVTDGHSKERKSGEPAMVVYVAPEDPAQVDFSIPSFSLGITQMHIPDSPPRSPVTNDQNTTPEPESPENITTKAVVDTLMPSGGVARPTGDDMNRIYKWVTDQRGAKNTILAWIRNGDDVQLQRADLQSLGWRRKVVDYCCAMFNTSSNARFCTHFYCIPPRLMAIILTDDNIEQFAGTNTGFVPVLSKFMGRGQHWFDAEKEKKFIIVPR from the exons ATGCCTACGGGGGAGGAGACATTGGCCGACATGCCAGTGGTAAATGCAACAGTTGATAATGTTACGGACGGGCATTCAAAGGAAAG GAAATCCGGAGAGCCTGCAATGGTAGTGTATGTTGCACCAGAGGACCCAGCTCAAGTAGACTTTTCAATCCCGTCATTCTCGCTTGGCATCACTCAGATGCACATACCAGACTCACCGCCCAGATCTCCGGTAACAAATGATCAAAATACGACTCCGGAACCTGAATCACCAGAAAACATAACAACAAAAGCTGTGGTGGACACACTAATGCCATCTGGGGGTGTTGCAAGGCCGACAGGTGATGACATGAACAGGATATACAAGTGGGTGACAGATCAGAGGGGTGCAAAGAATACCATACTTGCGTGGATTCGCAATGGCGATGATGTTCAACTGCAGCGAGCGGATCTTCAATCACTGGGATGGCGTAGAAAA GTGGTTGATTACTGCTGTGCCATGTTCAATACTTCGAGCAACGCAAGGTTTTGCACGCATTTTTACTGTATTCCACCGAGACTAATG GCCATAATATTGACTGATGATAACATTGAACAATTTGCCGGGACGAACACTGGTTTTGTCCCTGTTCTTAGCAAATTCATGGGCCGCGGGCAGCACTGGTTCGATgcggagaaagagaaaaagtttATTAT TGTGCCGAGATGA
- the LOC127748319 gene encoding uncharacterized protein LOC127748319: MYRTQGRCIGRGTFMIFLIEGVLRFQDVGKKTVDGCMFALLIIYLHANKHGDLGRYNGREPWIRDWSLVDLKKMDKEESTSHSGLLNLIGKMYGSPKKHNRVSKRRCIKKKTKSDRKTRKEAPTVDENETDIPADHASLAEFDQQPSKKRQFKDLLLLL; the protein is encoded by the exons ATGTATCGAACCCAAGGAAGATGTATTGGGCGAGGtacatttatgatttttttaattgaggGAGTTCTGAGGTTTCAGGATGTAGGGAAGAAAACAGTTGATGGATGTATGTTCGCATTATTG ATTATATATCTCCATGCTAACAAGCATGGAGATTTAGGAAGATATAATGGGAGAGAACCGTGGATCAGAGACTGGTCGCTTGTTGATCTGAAGAAGATGGATAAAGAGGAAAGCACATCTCACTCG GGGCTTCTAAATTTAATTGGAAAGATGTATGGGTCACCGAAAAAGCACAATCGTGTATCAAAGAGAAGATGCATCAAGAAAAAAACAAAGTCTGATAGAAAGACTCGTAAAGAAGCTCCCACGGTAGATGAAAACGAGACCGACATACCGGCTGACCATGCATCACTTGCTGAATTTGATCAACAACCTTCCAAAAAAAGGCAATTCAAAGATTTATTACTTTTGTTATAA
- the LOC107493576 gene encoding protein FAR1-RELATED SEQUENCE 5-like gives MVNFNGVYSSVYQTKYAGAGSAIEYAVINQAIGDEEVDPEEGMCFGTLEDARAYYYRYAARAGFVVKIRTTGWETINDQRVVVNQALHCNRDGYRTSRVKAPQRRKTMASTNCKARCYLALDKMTGQWRISRVEVSHSHPLNPKLSGMFSANRQLSMHVKDLIQQNDQAGIRPSKMYQALANAVGGPANLTFTEKDVRNYISRRLRISGDETDPKELLKHFSRMKELNPNFFFEIDVDKNHSIRNVFWADARCRAAWEYFGDVVTFDTTYKTNRYDMPFGSFVGFNHHGMSTLLGCTLLRNEDTHMFADRHMWVPVFFKDEFWAGMRSTQRSESMHSVFDKYLNNKSSLLQFVCQYQNCVIDKEQKELECDAADLRGIIPCVSSSPIEKQFQREYTNSMFRDVQDQFIKKADCDISLINHHGTSIVCEVDQQKMVFDMSVYSRYQVVYCSQSSGVQCDCFMFQSNGILCCHSLAVLLHFRVTAVSLQYILSRWSKNVSRRHTYIRSTIDMDRSDESMTIFRQLCSDFYNIAQDFVATPEVAAILRDAMDSAREKLREHKEFEHQVAHVPSAIYSHTHYECPVSMDELHGPRRVPTRGRPTSTRLGADLEKSIKKRARKIKNTHNHNKVNMRSTPLFTLFVYFKLVEWIISDDVIFQYDLSVKGPNGNAQPSPTNVATSYKDTQPACSEMTDNSAMHSGSFISLLNSFHNAEQLCMCT, from the exons ATGGTTAATTTTAACGGTGTTTACTCTTCTGTGTACCAGACAAAATACGCTGGAGCTGGTTCTGCTATTGAGTATGCA GTCATAAACCAAGCCATTGGTGACGAGGAGGTAGATCCCGAGGAGGGAATGTGCTTCGGCACATTAGAAGATGCGCGTGCATATTACTACCGATATGCGGCTAGGGCTGGATTTGTCGTCAAAATAAGAACCACGGGCTGGGAGACCATAAACGATCAGAGGGTGGTTGTTAATCAAGCTTTGCATTGTAACAGAGATGGATACCGCACATCCCGTGTAAAGGCACCCCAGAGAAGGAAAACAATGGCCTCAACAAACTGCAAAGCCCGTTGCTATTTGGCATTAGATAAAATGACAGGGCAGTGGAGAATTTCTCGAGTAGAGGTATCCCACTCACACCCGCTTAATCCGAAGCTATCTGGAATGTTCTCAGCAAACCGTCAGCTAAGTATGCATGTGAAGGACCTGATACAGCAAAATGACCAAGCTGGCATTAGACCGAGTAAGATGTACCAGGCACTAGCCAATGCAGTCGGTGGCCCTGCCAACCTCACCTTTACAGAGAAGGATGTTAGAAATTACATTAGTCGTCGCTTACGCATTTCCGGGGATGAGACGGATCCAAAAGAGTTACTTAAGCACTTCTCACGAATGAAGGAGCTCAATCcaaactttttctttgaaatagATGTGGACAAAAACCATAGCattagaaatgtgttttgggccGATGCTCGGTGTAGAGCTGCATGGGAATATTTTGGTGATGTCGTGACGTTTGACACTACTTACAAGACTAATAG GTACGACATGCCGTTTGGGTCTTTCGTAGGTTTCAACCACCATGGGATGTCTACGCTTCTTGGGTGCACATTATTGCGGAATGAGGACACTC ATATGTTTGCTGACCGACACATGTGGGTGCCAGTATTTTTCAAGGACGAATTCTGGGCTGGCATGAGGAGCACACAGCGTAGTGAGAGCATGCATTCAGTTTTTGATAAGTATTTAAACAATAAGAGCTCTTTGTTGCAATTTGTTTGCCAATACCAAAACTGTGTTATAGACAAGGAGCAAAAGGAGCTTGAGTGTGACGCTGCTGATTTAAGGGGTATTATCCCTTGTGTTTCCAGCTCACCAATAGAGAAGCAGTTCCAGAGAGAATATACAAACTCCATGTTTCGAGACGTTCAGGATCAATTTATAAAAAAGGCCGATTGTGACATCTCCTTAATCAACCATCATGGCACAAGTATAGTTTGTGAAGTTGACCAACAAAAGATGGTGTTTGACATGTCAGTGTACAGCAGATACCAAGTCGTGTATTGCTCGCAGTCATCAGGCGTTCAATGTGATTGCTTTATGTTCCAATCGAATGGTATTCTATGCTGCCACAGTCTTGCTGTTCTTCTACATTTTCGTGTGACAGCAGTGTCCTTACAATACATTCTATCCCGATGGAGTAAGAATGTTAGTCGGAGACACACATACATCAGGAGTACCATTGACATGGACCGTTCTGATGAAAGCATGACAATTTTTAGGCAATTGTGTTCTGATTTTTACAACATCGCTCAGGATTTTGTGGCTACTCCAGAGGTTGCTGCTATATTGCGTGATGCCATGGACAGTGCTCGGGAGAAGCTCAGAGAACACAAGGAATTCGAGCATCAAGTTGCACATGTACCAAGTGCGATTTACTCACATACGCATTATGAGTGTCCCGTTAGCATGGATGAGCTACATGGCCCACGTCGTGTTCCTACGCGAGGTCGTCCAACTTCCACCAGACTTGGGGCAGATCTGGAAAAATCTATTAAAAAGAGGGCACGCAAAATCAAGAACACTCACAATCACAACAAGGTAAATATGAGATCTACCCCGCTTTTCAcgttatttgtttattttaagttGGTTGAATGGATAATAAGTGATGATGTTATCTTTCAATATGATTTGTCTGTTAAGGGACCTAATGGTAATGCACAACCATCTCCTACAAATGTGGCAACTTCCTACAAAGATACGCAACCGGCTTGTTCAGAAATGACAGACAATTCGGCTATGCACTCTGGCTCTTTCATATCACTATTGAATTCATTCCATAACGCTGAACAATTGTGTATGTGTACCTAG
- the LOC107493579 gene encoding protein FAR1-RELATED SEQUENCE 5-like: MYIEQKRIGKKHQVINQAIGDEEVDPEEGMCFGTLEDARAYYYRYAARTGFVVKIRTTGWETINDQRVVVNQALHWNRDGYRTSRVKAPQRRKTVASTNCKARCYLALYKMTGQWRISRVEVSHSHPLNPKLSRMFSTNRQLSMHVKDLIQQNDQAGIRPSKTYQALANAVGGPANLTFTEKDVRNYISRHLRISEDETDPKELLKHFSRMKELNPNFFFEIDVDENHSIRNVFWADARCRAAWEYFGDVVTFDTTYKTNRYDMPFGSFVGVNHHGMSTLLGCALLRNEDTRTFEWLFRTWLKCMGKAPICVITDQSLQMRSALETTLPHTRHRWCIWHILNKIPNKLICLLTDTCGCQYFSVFDKYLNSKSSLLQFVCQYQNCVIDKEQKKLECDAADLRGIIPCVSSSPIEKQFQREYTNSMFRDVQDQFIKKADCDISLINHHGTSIICEVDQQKMVFDMSVYSRYQVVYCSQSSDVQCDCFMFQSNGILCCHSLAVLLHFRVTAVSSQYILSRWSKNVSRRHTYIRSSIDMDRSDESMTIFMQLCSDFYNIAQDFVATPEVAAILRDAMDSAWKKLREHKEFEHQAAYVPSAIYSHTHDECPVSMDELHGPRRVPTRGRPTSTRLGTDLEKSIKKRARKNKNTHNHNKEAFLEDSKFNITTYHKH, translated from the exons ATGTACATTGAACAAAAAAGAATTGGAAAAAAGCACCAG GTCATAAACCAAGCCATTGGTGACGAGGAGGTAGATCCCGAGGAGGGAATGTGCTTCGGCACATTAGAAGATGCGCGTGCATATTATTACCGATATGCGGCTAGGACTGGATTTGTCGTCAAAATAAGAACCACCGGCTGGGAGACCATAAACGATCAGAGGGTGGTTGTTAATCAAGCTTTGCATTGGAACAGAGATGGATACCGCACATCCCGTGTAAAGGCACCCCAGAGAAGGAAAACAGTGGCCTCAACAAACTGCAAAGCCCGTTGCTATTTGGCATTATATAAAATGACAGGGCAGTGGAGAATTTCTCGAGTAGAGGTATCCCACTCACACCCGCTTAATCCGAAGCTATCTAGAATGTTCTCAACAAACCGTCAGCTAAGTATGCATGTGAAGGACCTGATACAGCAAAATGACCAAGCTGGCATTAGACCGAGTAAGACGTACCAGGCACTAGCCAATGCAGTCGGTGGCCCTGCCAACCTCACCTTTACAGAGAAGGATGTTAGAAATTACATTAGTCGTCACTTACGCATTTCCGAAGATGAGACGGATCCAAAAGAGTTACTTAAGCACTTCTCACGGATGAAGGAGCTCAATCcaaactttttctttgaaatagATGTGGACGAAAACCATAGCattagaaatgtgttttgggccGATGCTCGGTGTAGAGCTGCATGGGAATATTTTGGTGATGTCGTGACGTTTGACACTACTTACAAGACTAATAG gtaCGACATGCCGTTTGGGTCTTTCGTAGGTGTCAACCACCATGGGATGTCTACGCTTCTTGGGTGCGCATTATTGCGGAATGAGGACACTCGTACATTCGAATGGCTTTTTCGTACTTGGTTGAAGTGTATGGGTAAGGCCCCCATATGTGTTATAACAGACCAATCGCTGCAGATGCGTTCTGCATTAGAGACCACATTACCACACACACGCCATAGATGGTGCATATGGCATATCCTAAACAAGATACCAAACAAGCTG ATATGTTTGCTGACCGACACATGTGGGTGCCAGTATTTTTCAGTTTTTGATAAGTACTTAAACAGTAAGAGCTCTTTGTTGCAATTTGTTTGCCAATACCAAAACTGTGTTATAGACAAGGAGCAAAAGAAGCTTGAGTGTGACGCTGCTGATTTAAGGGGTATTATCCCTTGTGTTTCCAGCTCACCAATAGAGAAGCAGTTTCAGAGAGAATATACAAACTCCATGTTTCGAGACGTTCAGGATCAATTTATAAAAAAGGCCGATTGTGACATCTCCTTAATCAACCATCATGGCACAAGTATAATTTGTGAAGTTGACCAACAAAAGATGGTGTTTGACATGTCAGTGTACAGCAGATACCAAGTCGTGTATTGCTCTCAGTCATCAGATGTTCAATGTGATTGCTTTATGTTCCAATCGAATGGTATTCTATGCTGCCACAGTCTTGCTGTTCTTCTACATTTTCGTGTGACAGCAGTGTCCTCACAATACATTCTATCCCGATGGAGTAAGAATGTTAGTCGGAGACACACATACATCAGGAGTAGCATTGACATGGACCGTTCTGATGAAAGCATGACAATTTTTATGCAATTGTGTTCTGATTTTTACAACATCGCTCAGGATTTTGTGGCTACTCCAGAGGTTGCTGCTATATTGCGTGATGCCATGGACAGTGCTTGGAAGAAGCTCAGAGAACACAAGGAATTCGAGCATCAAGCTGCATATGTACCAAGTGCGATTTACTCACATACGCATGATGAGTGTCCCGTTAGCATGGATGAGCTACATGGCCCACGTCGTGTTCCTACGCGAGGTCGTCCAACTTCCACCAGACTTGGGACAGATCTGGAAAAATCTATTAAAAAGAGGGCACGCAAAAACAAGAACACTCACAATCACAACAAG gAAGCATTCTTGGAGGATTCGAAGTTTAACATCACTACATATCATAAGCATTAG